A stretch of the Lolium perenne isolate Kyuss_39 chromosome 3, Kyuss_2.0, whole genome shotgun sequence genome encodes the following:
- the LOC127344013 gene encoding uncharacterized protein At1g27050, with amino-acid sequence MTRRSRRRGKRGRTSPDPPAKRRRGPLESEYDDVEAAPAPAPAPQPSSVMVAGLPPGCGVMELKSRLEAYGPIARTRIDAAAATGHVTFRSAAAAAAAIAASLDPECGITIGSKKVLVVQASEVPNDQKTVVQSDPTDATKNGVGDASAILSRLGPRAIHKSREIVAYDDLF; translated from the exons ATGACCCGACGCTCACGCCGCAGAGGCAAGCGCGGCCGGACGAGCCCGGATCCCCCGGCGAAGCGCCGCCGCGGCCCGCTGGAGTCGGAGTACGACGACGTGGAGGCCGCTCCAgctccggcgccggcgccgcagCCGTCTTCGGTGATGGTCGCTGGGCTGCCGCCCGGGTGCGGAGTGATGGAGCTCAAGTCGCGGCTGGAGGCGTACGGCCCCATCGCGCGCACCCGCATAGACGCCGCCGCGGCCACCGGGCACGTCACCTTCcgctccgccgccgctgccgcggccgccatcgctgcttccctcGACCCCGAGTGCGGCATCACCATTGGATCCAAGAAG GTTTTAGTTGTACAAGCAAGTGAGGTGCCAAATGACCAGAAAACAGTAGTTCAATCTGACCCAACAGATGCGACAAAGAATGGTGTGGGTGATGCTTCAGCCATCCTCTCCAGATTAGGTCCAAGAGCGATCCATAAATCGCGGGAAATAGTCGCTTATGATGATTTGTTCTGA